The proteins below come from a single Rosa rugosa chromosome 2, drRosRugo1.1, whole genome shotgun sequence genomic window:
- the LOC133732220 gene encoding large ribosomal subunit protein uL16, protein MGRRPARCYRQIKNKPYPKSRFCRGVPDPKIRIYDVGMKKKGVDEFPFCVHLVSWEKENVSSEALEAARIACNKYMAKFAGKDAFHLRVRVHPFHVLRINKMLSCAGADRLQTGMRGAFGKPLGTCARVDIGQVLLSVRCKDSNKNNACEALRRAKFKFPGRQKIIESRKWGFTKFNRVDYVRLKSEARILPDGVNAKLLGCHGSLALRKPGEAFIDAAA, encoded by the exons ATGGGTCGCCGCCCCGCCCGTTGCTACCGCCAGATCAAGAACAAGCCTTACCCGAAGTCCCGCTTCTGCCGCGGTGTGCCCGACCCGAAGATCCGAATCTACGACGTCGGCATGAAGAAGAAGGGCGTCGACGAGTTCCCCTTCTGCGTCCACCTCGTCTCCTGGGAGAAGGAGAACGTCTCCAGCGAGGCGCTCGAGGCGGCGCGTATCGCCTGCAACAAGTACATGGCCAAGTTCGCCGGCAAGGACGCGTTCCATCTACGCGTTAGGGTTCACCCTTTCCATGTGCTCAGGATTAACAAGATGCTTTCCTGCGCCGGAGCCGATAGGCTTCAGACTGGTATGAGGGGAGCGTTCGGGAAGCCTCTTGGGACTTGCGCTAGGGTTGATATTGGGCAGGTGCTGCTCTCTGTGAGGTGCAAGGACAGCAACAAGAACAATGCTTGTGAGGCTCTGAGGAGGGCTAAGTTCAAGTTTCCCGGTCGCCAAAAGATCATTGAGAGCAGGAAGTG gGGATTTACCAAGTTCAACCGTGTTGACTATGTAAGATTGAAGTCAGAGGCACGCATTCTTCCTGATGGTGTCAATGCCAAG CTCTTGGGATGCCACGGATCTTTGGCTCTGCGTAAACCTGGTGAAGCATTCATCGACGCTGCTGCTTAG